GCAAAATACGTTTCATCCATCTCCACAATGCCCTCGAAAGGGGGGACGGACTCCATTTTCTTGAGAGCGGTCAGTACCTTGTGCCGCCAGTAGAACAACCGCTCATGCCGTACGCCCAGGATCCCGGCGCATTTGCGCAGGGAGTGGCCTTCCAGCATCAGCCCGATGTAGGACACCCACAATTCCTTGTTGCGACTGCGGTGCATTGGCGTGCCGGTGAGGTCGTTGAACGTTTTCCCGCAATGCTTGCACAGGTATCGCTGGCGGGTCACCCGTGATCCGCCGTAAGGCGACTGGAAAGTGCCGTTCCGGATCGCCTTGTGGTGACCGCAATGCGGACAGGTAAAACCTGCTTTGTGCTTCTGTTCGCGGATCTCTTCAATCAACCGTGAAGCGGCCGACTCTGCTGCATCGAACTCTTTGGAAAGCATCAAATGCACTTTCTTGCGATCGGCCGGGGAAAGGCTCTGCAGAAGACGCGTAATATCTTTGAAGTCCATCGCACACCTCTACGAATAAATGTTCTTATTAACAGTATAGAACATTCGTTCGTATAACGCAATTTTTCAACAATGAACCAAAACACAGCTATGTTTTTAAAAGAGTTTTACTTTCGAAATTCAGGATAAATATAAACATACATACATGCATATGTGCGTGTATTTTTGTAAAGGGATATGTATTTCGGGATTTACTGCGTTTACTACGTTTACTGCGTTTCGCTCCCGCCGAAGCCGAGACCGCCCTGCGGCTTTACTGAGACTTTACTTGGAGTTACTGCGCCTTTTCCGGAAACGCACTGCCGTCCCTGCAGCGCGGTGCCGCTGTATTGCGGGAATGCCAAGTTGGCCAGCGTCGCAGCGAACCACCGGGAGGCTTGAACACTGGGAAGTTTCGGATGATAATGGTTTCAAATGCGAATCAGGCTTCGGAGGTTTCGGGGATATGATCGATCTTGACCGACTGAAGGAAGCGCTTGATCTCTACAAGCGGGATTTTGCCCGCCATTGGAAGAACGAACGTTACAAATGGGAAGCGGTCAAACATTTCCGGGAACATTGGGATCCTTGGGCAGGGGCTTCCGCATCGGACACAGTTATTTCTGTGGTCAGGAGGCATGTACGGAGGACTGGCTGAGGGAAGTCGTGGAGTACGATATTCTCCCCTTGCTGGGGGAATATTGGTTTGACGATCCGGACGTCTTGCAGCGTTGGGAGAACCGGCTCCGGTGTGTCTTCGATGGGCGGTGACCACAAAGTCCTCATCAAGAATATTTACTACATGATGGCTTATGCCTTTCGGGCTTTGAAGCTATCCGCGATGGAGAAACTCGCGGCAGAAGAATTTGACAATATCCATGATCTGATGGCGGCGATGTTCACCCATGGCGTTGCGGAGCAACTGAAACGCGGTATGTATCGGGAATATGCCGCGGAACGAGAGCCTCTTCAAACGCTTCGCGGAAAACTTGAGCTCCGCGAAACCGTGCAAAACCGGCTGAAAGGTAGGCGGCAGTTGGTTTGCGAATACGACGAATTGTCGGAGAACCATGTTCCTGCTGCTGAAACATTCCGGCGTAAGCCCGGAACGCGGCAAAGCGCTGAAGCAACTGATGCTGCGGTTTGGCCGGGTCGATGCGCCGGACCCGTCCCGCATCCCGTGGAACCGGCTTCATTATCACCGGTACAATGCCAACTATGAATTTCTGATGAACATCTGCCGTTTTATCTCCGCGGGCTGCTGCTTGCGACGGACGAGGGAAACGACAAGATGGCGTCATTCCTGGATGATCAGGAGATGTCCGCGCTGTATGAGAAATTCGTGCTGGAATATTTCCGGTATCATCATCCCGATCTCGGGCCGGCGGCTTCCCAAGTACCATGGAACGTCGAAGGCGAAGGCAGCGAACTTCTTCCGGTCATGCAGACGGATGTGACCCTGAGGCAAGGCGGCAACACCCTGATTATCGATACGAAATACTATTCCCGCATGACACGGGAACGCTTTGACCGCAGGACGCTTCATTCCGGTAACCTGTACCAGATCTTCACATATGTCAAAAATCAGGACAAACACGGGATGGGCAACGTGGCGGGGATGCTGCTCTACGCCAGGACGGATGAAGCGTTCGTTCCCGACTGTGCATTCACGATCAGCGGCAACAAGATCATGATCAAAATGTTGGATTTGAATCGGGAATTCGCCGTTCAATTGGACGGAATTGCGGAGTCGGTCCGCCGCTCATCTCGCGCGGGCATTCCGTGAACGCTTCCGGAATCAACCGCAGACAAGGAGCGATCGCATGAATATCCGATATATGCGCAACGTTTTGTCCGGAATCGACGAAATTAAGGTAATCGGAAAAAGCGGCGAGGCGGACGGCGTCGTCTGCCATGTGATGGGACTGGTGCGCCGCGGTAAGGAAATGTTGTTGATGGCATTGCAATATGACGAGCGGTTTCGGCAGAACATGGAGGAAGATGAAGCGTCCGAATGGTCCGGCGCTCCGGGCAGGCCCGAGACGAACAGGACGCTCCTGCGCAGCGACAGAACGAACGGTCCGGTCCTTCCCCTCCAGACCGTTCATAAAGTCTTCATCGGCGAAAAAGAATTTGAAGTGCACAGTTCGGAATGCCGGCGTCTGGACAAACAGGACTGGGAACATCTGCTGCTCATGGTCCGGTTCCTGAACCAGGGATGGCGTTCGGATGATATGGATGATCGGCGTATTGATCTGTTGTTCCTGGCCGGCTTGAAGCTGGAAGGTGACTATCCCGTCATTCCGGATTTCGGCCCGAATCCGGAGATGCGTGTTCTGATGTGGCCGCGCCAGGTGACGTATCAAGTGGAGAAACCCGTCACCTTGACCGTTGGCGACCATTACCCCGATCCGATCGTTTTTCGGGATGCGGTTGCCGGCGAGGAACACTGGATTCGGATACACCGGGTGTATTTGCTTGATGTATGGGAGGAGATGGAGAACATTTTTGCGGACCCGGTTCTTTGGGAGCAAAGGACTCCCGAGGAAATCGCCCGGGCAAGATGGGAGTGCGAGCAATATCTCCCGGAAATCTGCCCCAGAGGCATGTATTTCCCCGTGGTGGAATACGAATGCGAGGATGATATGGCCGTGCAGTTTTATTCCAGATCGTTCCTGGATGCGAAGCCCGCGCACGGAAGCCGCGCCATGGGATTCATCGTCCGGCCGGAACAGCCCGCGGACATGCCGGGGTTGAAGCTGAAAGCCGCCGTCATCCAGGAGCCGGTTCCGGCCGATACCGTCACCATCGAAGCGGAAATTTTCCAATATACCCGATGCCTGGGGAACGGTTCTTTGAGCGAATTGCACTTCAAATGATTTTGACCGATAAGCAGTTGGAAACGCATCATCGGCAGCCTGCAGGGGGGTCCGCCCGCGACGCGGAGTTTGCAACGTCCTGCCCGTCGGACAGCGGGAAAAATACGTTTGGCAACCGGGCTGAATGATACACTTCTTTCTCCTGATCGTTGCTGAGATAATCGTCGATTCCCACGATGACGGTCAATTCTTCCCGCTCCGATCCGGGGCGTGTTCCCAACAGCGCCGACGTTTCCTCCGGATTGGCGAACGTGAACCCGACATCCCGTTCATCATGCGCCAGGCGGGGCAAGAGAGGCAAGGAGGATGAATCCGGCCGAAACAGCCACAGCGGTTCCCCGCCGTCATCACGGTTCGAATCGACGGACAGAGCAAACGTTTTGAGTGGCAAAATGTCGCAAACCCTTCGTATTTTCCGCGGGTTTGGACCGTCAATCTCGATGAGGAGCCGGACGAAGAAGCGGTCAACGTGTTGACGGCCGGATTGGGTAGAGAGCAAGTACATGATGACCGGCCGTCCTCAGGACACCGAAACCGTCGCTTCATCTCGTCCCTCCATCTGCATTTAGTGTATCTAGGAGTAACGATAATGTCCAAGCGGTCTAGGGGGCTAAAACAATTGATGAAAGAATTTGGATGATTAGGTAGAATAGTCGTTATACGTACTGTGTTATTGAAAAAATGAGGAGGAAGCGGCATGTACTCTTCAGTACTGGACACCCCATTTTTTCAAGGCATGATTGCAGACCACCACAGAGAGTACGTGGAAACCCTGTTTGTGGAGCGGAAATACCCCAAGGGGCAAATTTTGTACTTTCACGGCGATGAAGGCAATGAAATGTATATCGTAAAGTCCGGAGTATTGAAAATTTTCCGCCAAAGAGATGAGTAGGAAATTGTTCTGGGACACCAGTTTCCAGGCGAAGTGGTCGGAGAACTGGAAATGTTTCACTATGACAACCGCCGAAGCGCTTCGGTAGCGACCCTTGAGCCATCCGTCCTGTGGATGATCAAACGCAACGAATTGCTGGAACTTGCGAAGCTTTATCCCGAAATTTTGTGGAAAACCATTTATATACTAAGTGAACGATTGATCCAGGCGGACAGAAAGCTCGAATATTTGGCATTTTTGGACATCAGGGTTCGAGTGGCGAATCTGTTGCTTGATTTGTACGAAAATTTTGGGGTTCCCTCGGAAAAAGGCCTGCACATCAAATGGAAAATTACGCAGCAGCACATGGCAAGCATGATTGGGGCCAGCCGGGAATCTCTCGCCAAAATCCTGCAAGAATTCCAAAATGACAAGTTGATTGTTATCCATAACAGGTTCATCTACATTACAGATTTGAAAACGCTGCAGCAATTGGCCGGCGTTCAGAAGGAGACCGATCTGGACAGGAAATGGCACAGCACTTACAGATATGATCTCACATCCGTCTAATCGGAACATATGTTTGTGATTCATTCAATAAACAAGATGTGGAACAGGATACAAAAACAGTCCGAAATGAGACACAGCGCTCAAGATTGCAGCAATGATATGATAGTGCCTGAAAAATACGAAAAAAAAGACCGAGTGTGTCAGGACACGACATGAAAAGGTCCGGTCACACTCGTTCCTTTTCGATGGGAGGTTTCTGAAATTGAGGAAAATGGGGATATTGGCCAAGTGTCTGCTGCTGTTTTTCCTGATTCCGGCAACGACTTCGGCGCAGTCCGACGGCGTTCGGATTTTCCGCGATTTGCCTGCGTCTCACTGGGCGGCGCCAGAAGTGGCGGAAGCGGTGCAAAAAGGCTACATTGTCGGTTATCCGGATGGAACTTTCCGGCCGGACAATCAGGTGACGAGAGCGGAGTTCGCCTCTCTGTTGAGCAGAGCGGCGAAGCACAAAAACATAAAGGAAAACGTTGATGTTCCATTTGGGGATGTTCCGGAAGGGCATTGGGCGCGGGGGGCGATCGCCCGGGCAATAGCGCTCGGGTTTGTACCCGCAGAGAAATATGGGACAAGGTTCGAGCCGGATCGGCCCATGACCCGATTGGAAATCGCCGAATGGCTGGCGAATGGGCTGGCAGCCGCCCGGGAGGATTTTGCCGAGGCCATGTGGGATACGAAGGATACATTGGTGCCTGTAGCGGAATATTACAAAGGAGGGCTGCCTCCGGAATCCTATCCGCACGTGTCTATTGTATATGGAACGGGAATCATGAAAGGGTTTCCAGACGGCAGCTTTCGTCCCGGCGAACTGACCAAACGAAGCGAAATCGCCGCCATTCTGCACCGCTTTGACAAGGTACAGGGGCGGGCAGCCAAGGAATTCCGGGAATTGAACGAACTTCGTGAAGTAGGGCTGTATGGAACGAATGCCGTCTCGTTTACGGATTTTGTGTTTTATTCTCCTGACAGAGTTCTCGTTTTTGATGTTCCTTTGAGGGAGGATATCGTATATGAAGGCTGGGGAACGTTTCATATCCATCGAATGATCCTGGCCAAGATCGATAACGAGGGGAACTTGTACGGGGTCTATGCGCCGATGTTTCTGAATCCGGAATTCATGCTTGAAAAAAGAAGCGATTTTGTGCGAAAAGCATTTTTACAATATGAAGATTTGAACGATTTTATCTTTACGTTTACGGATCTTTCGTTCACATCAGAAGTGGATGAATTGGCCATTGAAGACGTGATCGCGCTGTATGATCAAGAACGATCTTTCAGAACGGTGTTTGGCTACGGACATTTCTTTACCGTCCATCCCGACAATGCCAGCCGGTATGGGATCAAGGCCAGATCCTACTATGAATCGTTCTCCTACAAGAGGGGAGAAACCCAACGTTTCTGGTTCAGCGGCCACGTCGATGAAAAGAGCCAGAGAGGGTTTTATGATTTACTGAATGCCATAAAGGAAATGCAAGAAAAGGCGAATGCGAAAAGGGCGGAACAATGGAATCAACTGCCTGATGAGATAAGAGAATTTTTGCTGGAATTCCAGAATCAGGATTTGCAGGAAACCGTTCAGGATTGACGTTGTGAATCTGTACCTCTCGGATGATTTTCCTCGTTTTTTGTATCCTTTTCCATATCCTGATTTGTTCGATGAATCACAAACGTATGTTCATGCAACGAAAAGGGGAACCCTTTGCGGGTTCCCTTTTTCCATGCCCGGCCATACAAACGCACGCTCGGCTCATGGGGTGGTTGTAAACGATTTCGCCTCGCCGTTGTTTGCGCCGTGTTTGCAAGGCAGGGGGTGAAAGGGCGTTCAGCGCGGGTTTTCGGCGTGTATTTCGGGAGTTTTTCCGGGCATATACAGGCAATCGCCTGCCGTGACGCCTTCCTTTAGCGCTGCTCCAAGCTCGTCAATCTAGTCCGCATATTCGGCCAAGTCCCCTCATAGACATGAAGCATCAAAACCATGCGGATGTGGAGGGATCGATCTCATGCGTCGAGTGCCGGTCATCGCCGCCGCCATCGTCCTCATTGCCGCCGTCCTGACCGGCTGCGGAGGCAAAAGCGCCGATTCGGTCGTGAAAGATCTGGACAAAACCATGAGCAAACTGGAAAGCTACCGGGGCAGCGGAAGAATGGTGCTGCATACGGGCCAGCAGCCGCTGGAGTACAAGGTGGACGTCTGGTACCAGAAGCCTCATTATTACCGCATCGCGCTGACCAATGCCAAGCGGGACGTCACGCAGATCGTCCTGCGCAACGACGACGGCGTGTTCGTGCTCACCCCGAGCCTCAACAAGAGCTTCCGCTTCCAGAGCGACTGGCCGGAGAATCAGGGACAGGTGTATCTCTATCAGACGCTGGCCAAGAGCATCCTGCTCGACAACTCCCGGCAGTTCGTCAAACAGAATGACGCCTACATCTTCGACGTGATGGCCTCGAACTATCAGAACGGTTCGTTCGCGAGGCAGAAAATCTGGCTGGACAAAGACAATTTCGCGCCGAAGCACGTGGAAGTGACGGACGCCAGCGGCAACCTGATGGTCGAGGTGGATTTTGACACCTTCGAGTTCGGCGCCAAGTTCGACAAGTCGGCCTTCGATACGGAACAAAACCTTTCCCGGGGCGCCGGAACGGCGGACGCGGGGAAGGACGGCCAGGCGTCGGAAGAGCCGTCGGGCACGGGCGACGCCCCGGCCGCAGAGGAACCTTCGGCCGCGGAGGAAACGCCGGCCGCGGAAGAGCCGGGTGCGGCGGGCGAAGGCGAATCTCCGGAGGCGGAAAGCGAACCTTCTTCGGCGAGCCCGGCCGGCCAGGTTCAGCAACTGGTGGTCATCGAGCCGGAAGCGCTGCCGGAAGGGGTCGTGCTGAAGGACGTCAGCGAAGTGCGCCTCGGCGACAAGACCGGCGTCATGCTCCGCTACACCGGAACGTACGATTTTACCATTCTGGAAACGATCCAGGACGCGCGGGAAGCCATCGCCCAGGAAGGCATCGTATTGGATCTGGGCTTTACCGTCGGGCATCTGAGCGGGTACGACGTGCGCACCCTTGCCTGGAGCTACGACGGCGTGGAATACCGGCTGACGAGCGCCACCCTGCCGGACGACGAAATGGTCCGGATCGCCCAGTCGATGGCGGAGGCGTCCGGGAAATAACGGCGGCGCGGGCGGCGCTCCGGATCGCCCGATCGCTTCCCATGGTTTCGCATTGACACGTTCCCGGCCACCCGGTAACATTACGATATCGGGCAAAGAAGGTGACGGGTTCGTGTTCATTGGCTACCGTCCGACCGTGGCGGAGATTTCCCTGGACGCGCTGGCGCACAACATCCGGGCTTTCCGAAACGCCTTGCCGGCGGGCACGAAGCTGCTCGCGTCGGTGAAAGCCAACGCCTACGGGCACGGATCGCTGGAGGTCGCCAGGGAAGCCGTGGCGGCGGGCGTCGACTATCTGGGCGTGGCGTTTCTGGACGAGGCGCTGTATCTCCGGAAGGCCGGCGTAACGGCGCCCATCCTGGTGCTGGGCTATACGCCGCCGGAAGGATTCCGGCCGGCGCGGGAGCATGGCGTCACGCTGACGCTGTTTCGGGAAGACCTGTTGCAGGCGGCCGAATCGCTGCCGGCGGGCGGTCCGAAGCTGAAAGTGCACGTGAAGGTCGACACCGGCATGGGCCGGATCGGCGTCCGCCCGGGCGGGGAGGCCGAGCGGTTTCTGGAAAAGGCCTGCGCCCTGCCGCAGCTGGAAGTGGAGGGCGTGTACACCCACTACGCGACGGCGGACGAAGCGGACAAAACCTATGCGAAAATGCAGGCGGAACGGTTTGCGCGGGTGGTGGACTACGTCCGGCGCCACGGACTGCCCCCGCACATCTTTCATATGGGCAACAGCGCCGCGGGGATTGATCTGCCCGATCTCGTGGGCGGCATGCTGCGGCTGGGCATCGGTTTGTACGGTCTGTACCCCAGCGAAGAGGTGCGACGCGAACGGGTGCCGCTGGAGCCTGTGATGACCCTGAAGACGCGGATCGTGCAGGTGAAGACGATGCCGCCGGGCGAAGGCGTAAGCTACGGCATCCGCTACCGGACCGGCGGCACGGAACGCATCGGCACACTGCCGGTGGGCTACGCGGACGGATTCAGCCGGATGCTCACGGGCAAGGCGGAGGCGCTCGTGCGCGGCCGCCGGGTGCCGGTGGTGGGCACCATCTGCATGGACCAGTGCATGATTCGCCTCGACCCGGCGGAAGGGCCCGGCGAGCCGCCGGTCGCTCCCGGCGAGGAAGTGGTGCTGATCGGCCGGCAGGGCGGCGAAACCATCACCGCCGGCGAGCTGGCGGCGAAGCTCGGCACCATCCATTACGAAGTGGTCTGCATGGTGACGGCCCGGGTGCCGCGCGTCTATGTCAAGCAGGGTCGAATCGTGTCGGTGGTCAATCCCCTGTTGGACTGACGCCGCGGGCCTTGTGTTTGCGCGGGAGCCACGGATTTTCTGAGGATTTTCTTTGTTTTCACCAGGAAGGATTTGTGCCGGGGGAATCGAATTAAGTATGTTGGTTCCCGCGGGCTTGAAGTCGAATAATTGGCTGAAAGAACGGAATACTGGGAAAAGATGATCGCGCTGGAAAATCGCTGGAGGTGTAACAGAGTTGGTTAATTCGCAAACGAAGCGGATCATGATCAGTCTGCCGGATCAACTGCTGCAGGAAGTGGATTCCTTGGTCGCCAGGGAAAAGACGAACCGGAGCGAAATCATCCGGCAGGCGATGCGATATTATCTGAGCGAACGCAAAAAACGGATGATCCGCGAGGCCATGCAACGCGGCTACATGGAAATGGCGAAGATCAACCTGCATATGGCTTCCGAAGCGATCCACGCGGAAGGGGATGCGGAAACCACCCTCGAACGTCTGGTAAGCGGGGTGTAGCCTTTGATCGTCAAGCGCGGGGACGTGTTTTTTGCGGATCTGTCACCTGTCGTCGGTTCGGAACAGGGAGGCGTGCGTCCCGTTCTGGTGATCCAGAACGACATCGGGAACCGGTTCAGCCCGACCGTCATCGTGGCCGCCATCACCGCCCAGATCCAGAAGGCCAAGCTTCCCACCCATGTGGAAATCGAAGCGAAAAAACACGGTCTGGAAAAGGATTCGGTCATCCTCCTGGAGCAAATCCGCACCATCGACAAACAGCGCCTTACGGACAAGATCACGCATCTGGACGAGGAAACGATGCGCAAGGTGGACGAAGCGCTGCAAATCAGCCTCGGGCTGATCGACTTCTGACGCCGATGGGCGCCGCCGGTGTACGGCGCGCCGAAAAACATATACGGACGCCGTGCGCAAGGTTGCCGCGGCGTGGACGGCAGCAGAGCCAGGCCGCCCGTGCGGGCGGAAGTCAAGGCTTCTTTTTTTGTGGCAAGGAGAGAAACCGGCATGACGGATAAACCCACGGCTTTGCAGGAACAATCGTCCGCATCGGAAGCGCCGGCGCCTCCGGCGGAACATCCCCGTTCTTCACCGGAACCATCCGCCCCCGCGACGGCCTTCGATGCAGAAAGGCTGTACCGCCTTGTCGCGGAGGAGCTTGGCCTTCAAATCCGGCAAGTCCGCGTGGTGGACGGGCTGCTCGCGGACGGCAACACCATCCCGTTCATCGCCCGCTACCGCAAGGAGATGACCGGCGAGCTGGACGAGACGCGGCTGCGCGCCATCCGCGACCGGCTGGCCTATTTGCGGCAGCTGGAGGAGCGCAAGGCGGAAGTGATCCGCCTGATCGGCGAACAGGGCAAGCTCACGGACGAGCTCCGGGAGGCGATCCTGAAGGCGGTCAAGCTGCAGGAAGTGGAGGATCTTTACCGGCCCTATCGCCAGAAGCGGAAGACGCGGGCGAGCGTCGCCCGCGAGCGCGGGCTGGAGCCTTTGGCCAAGTGGCTGCTCGGGCAGCCGGCGGAGGGCGACCCCTTGGCGGAAGCCGCAAAATATATCAATGAAGAAAAAGGGGTGGCCTCGGCGGAAGACGCCCTGCAGGGGGCAATGGACATCCTGGCCGAAGACTGGTCCGACGACGCCGCCATCCGCGGGTGGGTGCGCCGGTTCACCTGGGAACGCGGCGTGCTGCAAAGCCGCGCCAAGGATCCGGAGCAACCGTCCGTGTACGAAATGTACTACGCCTTCGAGGAGGCGGTCCGGCGCATTCCGCCGCACCGCGTGCTGGCGATCAACCGGGGCGAGCGGGAAGGGGTGCTGGCGGTCGGCATCGCGGTGCCGGAGGAGGCGCTGGACGGGCTCAAGAAACGGGTGATCCGGGGCCCGTCGGCCACGCGGGAGATTTTGGTCAGGGCCTTGGAGGATGCGTACCGGCGACTGATCGCGCCGTCCGTGGAGCGGGAAATCCGCGCG
The sequence above is drawn from the Bacillus thermozeamaize genome and encodes:
- a CDS encoding DUF4367 domain-containing protein, with the translated sequence MRRVPVIAAAIVLIAAVLTGCGGKSADSVVKDLDKTMSKLESYRGSGRMVLHTGQQPLEYKVDVWYQKPHYYRIALTNAKRDVTQIVLRNDDGVFVLTPSLNKSFRFQSDWPENQGQVYLYQTLAKSILLDNSRQFVKQNDAYIFDVMASNYQNGSFARQKIWLDKDNFAPKHVEVTDASGNLMVEVDFDTFEFGAKFDKSAFDTEQNLSRGAGTADAGKDGQASEEPSGTGDAPAAEEPSAAEETPAAEEPGAAGEGESPEAESEPSSASPAGQVQQLVVIEPEALPEGVVLKDVSEVRLGDKTGVMLRYTGTYDFTILETIQDAREAIAQEGIVLDLGFTVGHLSGYDVRTLAWSYDGVEYRLTSATLPDDEMVRIAQSMAEASGK
- a CDS encoding PemK family transcriptional regulator; amino-acid sequence: MIVKRGDVFFADLSPVVGSEQGGVRPVLVIQNDIGNRFSPTVIVAAITAQIQKAKLPTHVEIEAKKHGLEKDSVILLEQIRTIDKQRLTDKITHLDEETMRKVDEALQISLGLIDF
- a CDS encoding antitoxin; translation: MVNSQTKRIMISLPDQLLQEVDSLVAREKTNRSEIIRQAMRYYLSERKKRMIREAMQRGYMEMAKINLHMASEAIHAEGDAETTLERLVSGV
- a CDS encoding alanine racemase — encoded protein: MFIGYRPTVAEISLDALAHNIRAFRNALPAGTKLLASVKANAYGHGSLEVAREAVAAGVDYLGVAFLDEALYLRKAGVTAPILVLGYTPPEGFRPAREHGVTLTLFREDLLQAAESLPAGGPKLKVHVKVDTGMGRIGVRPGGEAERFLEKACALPQLEVEGVYTHYATADEADKTYAKMQAERFARVVDYVRRHGLPPHIFHMGNSAAGIDLPDLVGGMLRLGIGLYGLYPSEEVRRERVPLEPVMTLKTRIVQVKTMPPGEGVSYGIRYRTGGTERIGTLPVGYADGFSRMLTGKAEALVRGRRVPVVGTICMDQCMIRLDPAEGPGEPPVAPGEEVVLIGRQGGETITAGELAAKLGTIHYEVVCMVTARVPRVYVKQGRIVSVVNPLLD